From one Paenibacillus sp. FSL K6-1330 genomic stretch:
- a CDS encoding AraC family transcriptional regulator, with translation MDYKQRIQSVLNYIESHVQEDIPSESLVALAGFSKSHFLRVFEAYTGFTVMSYVRGRKLDLAAERLRNSNDKITEIAYDYGFESHDVFGRAFKRVYGITPENYRRGRFLLPTFHAVNLALQQQGAEALIKTKPHTMIVTKPAMKLIGIECRFEDGVSSPDLWKQYFYEWQQTFGNIAHLRVEPEKEIDYALTVDRDESGYTYFIGIEVTSVDHVPSGTIARLIPKTKYARFTAIGPVGESIGRTYDHIFKEWFPSSSFQTAPGPIMEHYDMRCATHLGIPPEKHEMDIYIPIEPVKTETKEIIELQPYRAAYYKAVGTKGWNWHQVKKEAFDVMIAWTLSQGIDQSNLRIRAHNNGGAPEEDFYYEVYVDVTGIDVSITEDSLVSLIDFEGGLFVVTPTLHRMLEPTGEAFFKWFDQQEKYKMTGN, from the coding sequence ATGGACTATAAGCAAAGAATTCAATCCGTACTTAATTATATCGAATCGCATGTGCAGGAAGACATTCCGAGTGAGTCGCTTGTAGCGTTAGCCGGCTTCTCTAAGTCACATTTTTTGCGTGTGTTTGAGGCGTACACCGGCTTCACCGTCATGTCATATGTACGCGGTCGCAAATTAGATCTTGCTGCCGAACGATTAAGGAATAGCAATGATAAAATAACGGAGATCGCATATGACTACGGCTTCGAATCCCATGATGTATTCGGAAGAGCTTTCAAACGCGTGTATGGAATAACACCAGAAAACTATCGGAGGGGACGGTTTCTTTTGCCTACATTCCACGCTGTTAATCTCGCACTGCAGCAACAGGGAGCTGAAGCCTTGATAAAAACCAAGCCACATACGATGATCGTAACAAAACCAGCGATGAAACTAATTGGGATAGAATGCCGATTTGAAGATGGTGTATCTTCGCCCGATCTGTGGAAACAGTATTTCTATGAATGGCAACAAACTTTCGGCAATATCGCACATTTGCGGGTTGAGCCAGAAAAAGAAATTGATTATGCACTGACTGTAGATCGAGACGAAAGCGGGTACACTTATTTTATCGGGATCGAAGTGACAAGCGTAGACCATGTACCGTCAGGGACCATAGCACGTCTCATCCCTAAAACGAAATATGCCAGGTTCACAGCGATTGGACCAGTTGGGGAGTCGATAGGACGAACGTATGACCATATTTTCAAGGAATGGTTTCCAAGCTCGTCGTTTCAAACAGCTCCCGGTCCAATCATGGAACACTATGATATGCGTTGTGCTACCCATCTCGGTATACCACCTGAAAAGCATGAAATGGATATTTACATCCCAATCGAACCCGTCAAAACAGAAACAAAAGAAATTATTGAACTTCAACCTTACCGAGCAGCATATTACAAGGCTGTCGGCACGAAGGGATGGAACTGGCACCAAGTAAAGAAAGAAGCATTTGACGTCATGATCGCTTGGACATTATCGCAAGGTATTGATCAATCTAATCTGCGAATTCGAGCGCATAACAACGGAGGTGCTCCGGAGGAAGATTTCTATTACGAGGTTTATGTGGACGTTACAGGGATAGATGTCTCGATAACAGAGGATTCACTTGTCAGCCTGATAGATTTTGAAGGCGGATTGTTTGTCGTCACTCCCACACTTCATCGTATGTTGGAGCCGACAGGAGAAGCATTTTTCAAATGGTTTGACCAGCAGGAGAAATATAAGATGACGGGTAATTGA
- a CDS encoding amidase family protein, with the protein MSINLQDWIQDADLVSIQKAMATGECTSEALVLAYIERIHRYNPLINAVLEINPDAVEIARSLDFELKTTGSRGPLHGIPILLKDNIDTHDRMHTSAGSIALAESFAPEDSFIAAKLRAAGAVLLGKANMTEWSNFMSSRMPAGFSSRGGYVLNPYGPGKLFVSGSSSGSAAALAADLAAAAIGTETAGSIIGPASQHLLVGIKPTIGLTSRSGIIPISISQDTPGPISKTVTDAAILLGAIVGFDENDEATWTSPQRTSQDYTTYLDRDFLRKARIGIPRHYYDSLDEERLSIMESAINVLREQGATVIDPVDLYLEQHPWNNDVICYEFKTGLNHYLSKLSSDMPVHSLQELISYNQKHAASSLKFGQDNLIRSEQNALNETTYQLKRQEYNHPTVSQGIDYALDQHGLDALMLPGDIDGMYIAARLGYPLITVPAGYSAKGTIDADGDSTQGPFGVVFSGRAFSEPTLISIAYSFEQATLFRRPPDLGELISH; encoded by the coding sequence ATGAGCATCAACTTGCAAGATTGGATTCAGGACGCTGATTTGGTCAGCATTCAAAAGGCAATGGCTACGGGTGAATGTACCTCCGAAGCCCTCGTTCTAGCATATATCGAAAGAATTCATAGGTATAATCCTTTGATCAATGCTGTATTAGAGATTAATCCAGATGCGGTTGAAATCGCAAGGAGTCTCGATTTTGAGCTAAAAACAACAGGTAGTCGGGGGCCTCTTCACGGAATACCAATCCTGCTCAAGGATAACATCGATACACACGACCGAATGCATACGAGCGCTGGTTCAATCGCATTGGCTGAGTCGTTTGCTCCTGAAGATTCGTTTATTGCCGCAAAACTCCGCGCTGCTGGCGCAGTTCTTCTAGGTAAGGCAAATATGACCGAGTGGTCGAATTTTATGTCCAGCCGTATGCCTGCTGGATTCAGTTCTAGGGGTGGATATGTGTTGAATCCATATGGACCTGGCAAGCTCTTCGTCAGCGGGTCAAGTTCAGGATCTGCTGCAGCACTAGCTGCGGACCTGGCAGCAGCAGCGATAGGAACAGAAACCGCAGGTTCGATTATTGGGCCGGCCAGCCAACATCTTCTCGTTGGAATAAAGCCTACTATAGGGCTTACGAGCCGCAGCGGCATAATCCCAATCTCCATAAGTCAGGATACACCAGGACCAATTTCCAAGACAGTCACTGATGCAGCGATTCTACTTGGAGCAATCGTCGGTTTTGACGAAAACGATGAGGCAACATGGACTAGCCCGCAACGTACTTCTCAAGACTATACAACTTATCTCGACCGAGACTTTCTGCGTAAAGCTCGCATTGGGATTCCCCGACATTACTATGATTCATTGGATGAAGAAAGACTTTCAATCATGGAATCCGCCATTAATGTTCTACGTGAGCAAGGTGCTACAGTTATCGATCCTGTGGACCTCTATTTGGAACAGCATCCATGGAACAATGATGTTATCTGCTACGAATTCAAAACAGGCCTGAATCACTATTTATCGAAGTTGAGCTCGGATATGCCCGTGCATTCTCTTCAAGAATTGATTTCTTATAATCAGAAGCACGCTGCTTCCTCATTGAAGTTTGGCCAAGATAATCTGATTCGCTCGGAACAAAATGCACTAAACGAGACAACCTATCAACTTAAACGTCAAGAATATAACCATCCGACAGTATCGCAAGGAATTGACTATGCACTCGATCAACACGGCTTAGATGCATTAATGCTACCCGGTGATATTGATGGTATGTACATTGCTGCCAGATTAGGGTATCCCCTTATAACGGTGCCCGCCGGTTATTCAGCCAAAGGAACAATTGATGCGGATGGAGATTCGACGCAGGGTCCATTTGGTGTTGTCTTTTCCGGGAGGGCTTTCAGTGAGCCCACGTTAATAAGCATCGCCTATAGTTTCGAGCAGGCAACACTTTTTCGTCGTCCGCCAGATCTGGGTGAATTGATTAGTCACTGA
- a CDS encoding DUF6366 family protein, producing the protein MSKDNETPERTRERLRQEELKNNPFGHMKDGIDRAQYGSLVDLVGSLGWKGTLVLIIVIIVGLIVAQYF; encoded by the coding sequence ATGAGCAAAGATAATGAAACTCCTGAAAGAACAAGAGAAAGACTAAGACAAGAAGAATTGAAAAATAATCCATTTGGTCATATGAAAGACGGAATTGATAGGGCTCAGTATGGTAGTTTAGTCGATTTAGTAGGTAGTTTAGGTTGGAAAGGCACTTTAGTATTAATCATTGTTATTATTGTTGGTCTTATAGTTGCCCAATATTTTTAA
- a CDS encoding NUDIX domain-containing protein, translating to MPFPTHIVATGGFVEDGQGNILLVKTRDGGWVYPGGQVEVGENLIDGLIREIKEESGIDTTVSYLIGVYSNTGIFKWYDGVTDVPTQVGFDFVCKPVGGELLAVTEETTDSRWVAKDKVLDFIEHPAIRTHYQAYLDFNGAINYMAYLTKPEFIIKHQTFISK from the coding sequence ATGCCATTTCCAACGCATATCGTTGCCACAGGTGGATTTGTAGAAGATGGGCAAGGAAATATACTTTTAGTAAAAACTCGTGACGGTGGTTGGGTATACCCTGGTGGACAAGTGGAAGTTGGAGAAAATCTGATAGATGGTTTGATTCGCGAAATCAAAGAGGAAAGTGGAATTGACACTACGGTTAGCTACTTAATTGGTGTCTATTCAAATACAGGGATTTTTAAATGGTATGATGGTGTGACTGATGTTCCTACGCAAGTTGGGTTTGATTTCGTATGTAAACCTGTTGGTGGGGAGTTATTAGCTGTTACTGAGGAAACAACCGATAGTCGCTGGGTGGCGAAGGATAAAGTTCTTGATTTCATTGAACACCCCGCTATTCGCACCCACTATCAGGCATATTTGGACTTTAATGGAGCGATAAATTACATGGCGTATTTAACGAAACCTGAGTTCATAATCAAACACCAAACATTTATTTCGAAGTAG
- a CDS encoding RHS repeat-associated core domain-containing protein, with the protein MDEQGKQLNSYSYDIWGGPVETEETVPNVMRYAGEYWDETTGLQYLRARWYDPGMARFMGEDTYEGTLTNPLSQNLYTYVHNNPLRYIDPSGHFAFETKDQKELKDLLDEAIEKSESNRNNKNYQLYKNFIRDRYDFVSIMGENRYNYLFDLLTGTSPYTNNAGISSWARAQLLNDYQVSKEAEYIALLAMGFLPGNGSGN; encoded by the coding sequence GTGGATGAGCAGGGTAAGCAGCTAAACAGTTACTCTTATGATATTTGGGGTGGTCCGGTTGAAACCGAAGAAACCGTCCCGAACGTGATGCGCTACGCTGGTGAGTATTGGGATGAAACGACGGGCCTGCAGTACCTGCGTGCCCGCTGGTACGATCCGGGGATGGCACGGTTTATGGGCGAGGATACGTATGAAGGGACATTGACGAATCCCCTGAGCCAAAATTTGTATACGTATGTGCATAATAATCCGTTGAGGTATATTGATCCAAGTGGACATTTTGCATTTGAAACCAAGGATCAAAAAGAATTGAAAGATTTATTGGATGAAGCCATTGAAAAATCGGAGTCCAACAGAAATAATAAAAATTATCAGTTATACAAGAATTTTATACGGGATCGGTACGACTTTGTATCCATCATGGGAGAAAACCGTTATAATTACTTATTCGACTTGTTAACGGGAACAAGCCCATACACTAATAATGCAGGCATTTCATCTTGGGCTAGAGCACAGTTATTAAATGACTATCAGGTTTCAAAAGAGGCAGAATATATTGCGTTACTTGCCATGGGATTTTTACCTGGTAACGGTTCTGGTAATTGA
- a CDS encoding AraC family transcriptional regulator has translation MALVESLQKAIDYMEDNLLEQLTIEVISKQANLSPFHFQRTFMILTDLTVGDYLRRRRLTLAAQELTSTVCKIIDLAYKYGYETPEAFSKAFRKQHGITPSEARKGIGKLQSYNRLTIQVSLKGAEPMNYRIVERETFQVVGLKRIFPCGEKAEGPGIPEFWAEVNTNGTANKLIQMLNGEIKGLLGMSIYKEEISMTDYWIAAEHVGDVPEGLAYFDFPPSKWVVFEVQGDFPTAIVNAWKQIYLEWIPSNGYMLAELPAIEAYISPDLNSPNSTNEIWLAVK, from the coding sequence ATGGCATTGGTCGAATCATTGCAGAAGGCAATCGATTACATGGAAGATAATCTGCTTGAGCAACTGACGATTGAAGTGATTTCCAAACAGGCGAATTTATCTCCTTTTCATTTTCAACGTACCTTTATGATATTGACAGATTTAACTGTCGGTGATTACCTCCGGCGACGCCGTTTAACGTTAGCGGCACAAGAGTTAACCAGCACGGTATGTAAAATTATTGACCTTGCCTATAAGTACGGCTATGAAACTCCCGAAGCTTTTTCAAAAGCTTTCCGTAAACAGCATGGCATTACTCCAAGTGAAGCTCGAAAAGGGATCGGAAAGCTGCAATCTTATAACCGCCTGACGATTCAGGTGAGTTTGAAAGGAGCAGAACCCATGAACTACCGCATTGTTGAAAGAGAGACTTTCCAGGTAGTAGGCTTAAAACGGATATTTCCTTGCGGCGAGAAGGCGGAAGGTCCGGGTATTCCAGAATTTTGGGCTGAAGTGAACACAAACGGAACGGCCAACAAGTTGATTCAAATGCTCAACGGTGAGATAAAAGGTTTATTGGGGATGAGCATCTATAAAGAAGAGATAAGCATGACTGATTACTGGATTGCTGCTGAACATGTCGGAGATGTGCCGGAAGGTTTAGCGTATTTTGATTTCCCTCCATCGAAATGGGTAGTTTTTGAGGTGCAGGGGGATTTTCCGACTGCAATTGTAAATGCCTGGAAACAGATCTATTTGGAATGGATCCCTTCTAACGGATATATGCTTGCTGAACTTCCGGCTATAGAGGCTTATATTAGTCCCGATCTCAATAGTCCGAATTCCACGAATGAAATCTGGCTTGCCGTTAAATAA
- the murF gene encoding UDP-N-acetylmuramoyl-tripeptide--D-alanyl-D-alanine ligase produces the protein MTPEPLFIPIIRELDGHNYVNEAITKGAIASFWQKDHPNPPDHLPLIYVDDCLEALQKLAAQYRRELPVKVIGVTGSNGKTTTKEMLNSVLQTKFRVYKTEGNLNSQVGVPLTVLGIKKDAEIAIIEMGMSERGQIEQLSRITNPDIAVITMIGVSHLSSLGSREAIAAAKLEIVTGLKSGGCFVFNGDEPLLTKELLKIKKNSSLETISFGQGDFNDVSVEYALSNSDGSQFSVANDIYNLPLLGAHNINNALATIAIALRLGLNPAEINEGFLHLKLPDMRLEKITSPSGFTIINDAWNASPDSVNAAIKKNDVILIKASRGVQIDSIIPFLIK, from the coding sequence TTGACTCCAGAACCTTTATTCATCCCAATTATAAGGGAGTTAGATGGGCATAATTATGTTAATGAAGCAATAACCAAAGGAGCGATTGCTTCTTTTTGGCAAAAGGATCACCCTAACCCACCAGATCATCTACCGTTAATTTATGTAGATGATTGCTTAGAAGCTTTACAAAAATTAGCAGCACAATATAGACGAGAATTACCAGTCAAAGTTATTGGTGTTACGGGTAGTAATGGTAAAACAACTACAAAAGAGATGCTAAATTCTGTTTTACAGACAAAATTTCGAGTTTATAAAACAGAAGGAAATTTAAACAGTCAAGTAGGTGTTCCATTAACGGTATTAGGGATAAAAAAAGATGCTGAAATTGCAATAATTGAGATGGGAATGAGTGAAAGAGGGCAAATTGAGCAACTTTCTCGTATTACCAATCCTGACATAGCTGTAATTACAATGATAGGGGTTTCCCATCTATCAAGCCTCGGCTCTAGAGAAGCAATAGCAGCAGCAAAATTAGAAATCGTTACAGGTCTAAAGAGTGGTGGATGTTTCGTGTTCAACGGTGACGAGCCATTATTAACTAAAGAACTCTTAAAAATTAAAAAAAATAGCTCATTAGAAACCATTAGTTTTGGTCAGGGGGATTTTAATGATGTGAGCGTCGAGTATGCATTATCAAACTCCGATGGTTCCCAATTCTCTGTTGCAAACGATATTTACAACCTTCCACTTCTCGGTGCCCATAATATTAATAACGCACTTGCTACAATAGCCATTGCTCTAAGGTTGGGTTTAAACCCTGCAGAAATTAATGAAGGATTTCTTCATTTGAAATTGCCTGATATGAGATTAGAGAAGATTACTTCACCATCGGGATTTACCATAATTAACGATGCTTGGAATGCTAGTCCGGATTCGGTAAATGCAGCAATTAAGAAAAATGATGTGATTTTGATAAAAGCATCAAGAGGTGTACAGATTGATTCAATTATCCCATTCTTAATAAAGTAA
- a CDS encoding NUDIX domain-containing protein — translation MPFPTHIIATGGFVEDGQGNILLVKTRDGGWVYPGGQVEVGENLIDGLIREIKEESGIDTTVSYLIGVYSNTGIFKWYDGVTDVPTQVGFDFVCKPVGGELLAVTEETTDSRWVAKDKVLDFIEHPAIRTRYQAYLGFNGAVNYMAYLTKPEFIIKHQTFISK, via the coding sequence ATGCCATTTCCAACGCATATCATTGCCACAGGTGGATTTGTAGAAGATGGGCAAGGAAATATACTTTTAGTAAAAACTCGTGACGGTGGTTGGGTATACCCTGGTGGACAAGTGGAAGTTGGAGAAAATCTGATAGATGGTTTGATTCGCGAAATCAAAGAGGAAAGTGGAATTGACACTACGGTTAGCTACTTAATTGGTGTCTATTCAAATACAGGGATTTTTAAATGGTATGATGGTGTGACTGATGTTCCTACGCAAGTTGGGTTTGATTTCGTATGTAAACCTGTTGGTGGGGAGTTATTAGCTGTTACTGAGGAAACAACCGATAGTCGCTGGGTGGCGAAGGATAAAGTTCTTGATTTCATTGAACACCCCGCTATTCGCACCCGCTATCAGGCATATTTGGGCTTTAATGGAGCGGTAAATTACATGGCGTATTTAACGAAACCTGAGTTCATAATCAAACACCAAACATTTATTTCGAAGTAA
- a CDS encoding YmaF family protein: protein MKKGKHSLKKAHLSQTTDRFQHRMSGNTSINVGHRHRFRNLTDRFIPGIGTHRHSFNGITQVADGHRHRYSGITGAAINGQGPRHFHRFRQMTQFADGHRHLLSGRTSVPIRVSGSTLHRHGIIIENIKRM from the coding sequence ATGAAAAAAGGAAAGCACTCACTCAAGAAAGCACACCTTTCACAAACCACCGATCGTTTTCAGCATCGGATGTCTGGCAACACTTCCATTAATGTTGGACATCGACATCGCTTTCGCAATTTAACCGATCGCTTTATTCCTGGTATTGGCACACATCGACATTCGTTTAATGGGATTACTCAAGTAGCTGACGGACATCGACATCGCTATTCGGGTATAACTGGAGCAGCAATCAATGGTCAAGGACCTCGTCACTTCCATCGGTTCCGTCAAATGACTCAATTCGCGGATGGTCATAGACATCTTCTTTCTGGCAGAACGAGTGTGCCGATTCGAGTAAGCGGTTCTACACTTCATCGTCACGGGATTATTATTGAAAACATTAAGCGCATGTAA
- a CDS encoding phosphotransferase yields the protein MNSGFQMDTDINRRLTLNQTKQAALYALQNYDVDWSLIHFIQVSEHVTFRIQSSEGESYLLRIHTWNKSYAEVISELEWLAHLRSKGLIVPDGVLNRNGEFITVATTDGNAEYYATLMRWIEGDRLDKKVLTEDNIRAMGKLMADLHGASVDFVPSNTFTRTTWGRESFNRDWVHLQQHHNHFITEEAFQLYTEASAKVADQIHTFTPHAQNYGIIHADLHNGNIVFCDDRPFAIDFGRCGFGYHIYDIAQAVMGLRPHQRKLFIEGYVKVRQLSENTISMLECFFIMAIIEAYSFHAENELETEGLIEEQSYAQSILRAYINGEPLLFQTFDE from the coding sequence ATGAACAGCGGTTTTCAGATGGATACAGATATCAATCGCCGACTTACGCTTAATCAAACGAAACAAGCAGCGCTATATGCTTTGCAAAACTATGATGTTGACTGGAGTTTAATCCATTTCATCCAAGTTTCTGAACATGTGACTTTTCGTATTCAGAGTAGTGAGGGAGAATCCTATTTACTGCGAATTCATACATGGAATAAATCTTATGCTGAAGTGATTTCAGAACTGGAGTGGTTAGCCCATTTAAGAAGTAAGGGGCTTATTGTACCTGATGGTGTACTAAATCGAAATGGTGAGTTTATTACCGTTGCTACAACGGATGGGAATGCGGAGTATTATGCGACCTTGATGAGATGGATCGAAGGGGATCGTTTAGATAAAAAAGTACTTACCGAGGATAATATTCGAGCGATGGGGAAATTGATGGCGGACCTTCACGGAGCGAGCGTTGATTTTGTTCCCAGTAACACTTTTACTCGTACAACTTGGGGAAGAGAGAGCTTTAACCGGGATTGGGTGCATTTACAGCAGCATCATAATCATTTCATAACAGAAGAAGCTTTCCAGTTGTATACAGAAGCTTCTGCTAAAGTTGCAGATCAAATCCACACCTTCACACCTCATGCACAAAATTACGGGATTATTCATGCAGACCTGCATAATGGGAATATCGTGTTTTGTGACGATCGACCGTTTGCTATTGATTTCGGTAGATGCGGCTTTGGCTACCATATTTATGATATAGCGCAAGCGGTCATGGGACTTCGGCCACATCAAAGAAAACTTTTTATCGAAGGCTATGTGAAGGTCAGACAATTGAGCGAAAATACGATTTCGATGCTGGAGTGCTTCTTCATCATGGCAATCATCGAAGCCTACAGTTTCCATGCGGAGAACGAGTTGGAGACGGAAGGTCTGATCGAAGAGCAGTCGTATGCTCAGTCCATATTGAGAGCATACATAAACGGAGAGCCGTTATTATTCCAGACATTTGATGAGTGA